In one window of Streptomyces roseofulvus DNA:
- a CDS encoding universal stress protein, which produces MDSETLVRPELGDLVVGVDGSPSARAAVFWAAGEANLRSRALHLVHAADTDRRAYWSDAETMQAIREAGRELLADTAAAVAERFPDLDVTRTLGRREPVTGLREAAGDDKTIVVGSRGLGGFSSLLLGSVGLGVAARAEVPVIVVRGEADRPEAGSVTAAVRDSADLGWLLLAAAEAAARKASLHVVSVWNILTHVGSVATMLDDLDGAARRRVEETTLLADRVRAWYPDLNVVPHVETGTTTPGKLVEAAAHTDLLVMGRSHRPLGAGPSLGRVAHTLIHHAPCPVQIVPAGFATEAGTP; this is translated from the coding sequence ATGGACAGCGAGACCCTCGTCCGCCCCGAGCTGGGCGATCTCGTCGTCGGAGTCGACGGATCGCCCTCGGCACGGGCGGCCGTGTTCTGGGCCGCCGGGGAGGCGAACCTCCGGTCGCGTGCGCTGCACCTCGTGCACGCCGCCGACACCGACCGGCGGGCCTACTGGAGCGACGCGGAGACCATGCAGGCGATCCGTGAGGCGGGCCGCGAGCTGCTGGCCGACACCGCCGCCGCCGTCGCGGAGCGCTTCCCCGACCTCGACGTCACCCGCACCCTCGGGCGCCGGGAGCCGGTCACCGGGCTCCGGGAGGCGGCCGGGGACGACAAGACGATCGTCGTCGGCAGCCGGGGCCTCGGGGGCTTCTCCAGCCTCCTGCTCGGCTCCGTGGGGCTGGGAGTCGCCGCCCGCGCCGAAGTGCCCGTGATCGTCGTGCGCGGCGAGGCCGACCGGCCCGAGGCCGGGTCCGTGACCGCCGCGGTCCGCGACTCCGCGGACCTGGGGTGGCTGCTGCTCGCCGCCGCCGAAGCCGCCGCCCGCAAGGCGTCGCTGCACGTCGTGAGCGTGTGGAACATCCTCACCCACGTCGGCAGCGTGGCGACGATGCTCGACGACCTCGACGGGGCCGCCCGCCGGCGCGTGGAGGAGACGACGCTGCTGGCCGACCGGGTCCGCGCGTGGTACCCGGACCTGAACGTCGTCCCGCACGTGGAGACCGGCACCACGACCCCCGGGAAGCTCGTCGAGGCGGCCGCCCACACCGACCTCCTCGTGATGGGCAGGAGCCACCGGCCGCTCGGCGCCGGGCCGTCCCTCGGCCGCGTCGCGCACACCCTCATCCACCACGCCCCCTGCCCCGTGCAGATCGTGCCCGCCGGCTTCGCGACCGAGGCCGGTACCCCGTGA